The nucleotide sequence GCCGGCCGACCGGCGGGCACAGGGGCTGTTCGCGGGGCTGAGCGCGCAGGACAACGTGCTGCTGCCGAGCGTGCGGACGCTGGCCCGGCACGGGGTGCGGGCGCTCGGGGCCGAGCGGCGGGTGTTCGGCTCGCTCGCCGAGGCGGTCGGGCTGCGGCCCGCACGGCCGGGGCTGCCGGCCTCGGCGTTCTCCGGCGGCAACCAGCAGAAGCTGCTGCTGGGCCGGTGGATCAACGAGGCCCGGTCCGTCGACGTCCTGCTCCTCGACGAGCCGACCCAGGGCGTCGACGTCGGCGCCCGTCAGGAGATCTACGACGTCGTGTCCTCGCTCGCCGGACAGCGCGGCACGGCCGTGCTGTTCGCCTCCAGCGACCCGGAGGAGGCGGCGACCCTGGCCCACCGCTGTCTGGTCGTCGACCGGGGCCGTATCGTCGCCGAACTCTGCGGCGCGGACCTCACCGAGGAGTCCCTGCTGGCCGCCGTCCACGACGCGGGGCCGGCCGCACGACAGCCGCACCACGCGTCGGACGGCGATCCGACCGCATCGCCCACCCTCCCCCACGAAGGAGCAGCATGACCACCGTGACCGCCGCCGAGCGCGTCGTCCCCGGCCCGCGCGCGCTGGCCGCGCACGGGCTCACGACGGTGCGGCGCAATCCTCTGCTCGTCGTCCTCACCCTGCTGGTGCTGGTGTTCCAGCTGTCCACCGGCAGCTTCCTCGACCCCGGCAACCTGCGCGGGATCGCCACCGACGCGGCCGCCCTCGCGATCGTCGCCGTCCCCCTGGCCCTGCTGGTCATCAGCGGCTACCTCGATCTGTCGGTCGGCTCGACCCTGGCGCTCGGCGCGCTGACGGCGGGCTGGCTCGCGGGTGAGCAGGCCCAGTCGCCCGTGGTCGCCGTCGTCGGGGCGCTGGCGGTCGGCGCGGCGGTCGGTGCCGTGAACGGGCTGCTCTGCTGCTATCTGGGGCTGTCTCCGTTCATCGTGACACTGGGCATGCTGGCGGCCGTGCGCGGACTGGCACAGCAGCTCTTCCCGCTGCCGCTGAGCGGCTTCGGCGACGGCTTCGCGTGGCTGGGCGGGGCGCGGATCGCCGGGATCGCGGCGCCCGTGGTCGTCGCGGCCGCCGTCCTCGTCGCCGGGGCGCTGTTCCTGGCGTACACGCCGACCGGACGGCATGTGTTCGCGATCGGCGTCAACCGGGAGGCCGCCTACCTCTCCGGCGTCGATGTCCGCCGTACGCCGTTCGCGCTGTTCGTGGTCACGGGTACGGCCGCCGCGCTGGCCGGGGCGATCAAGGCGTCCGTGCTGGACAGCGTGGTCGCGGGCACCTCGGGCACGGGATTCGAGCTGACCGTGCTCACGGCGGTGCTGCTGGGCGGGGTCGCGCTGAGCGGCGGATCCGGTTCGGTTCTCGGGGTGCTGCTCGGCGTGCTGTTCCTGGGTTGCCTGCAGAACGGGCTGACGCTGATGAGCGTGCCGACGTTCTGGCAGCAGATGGCCCAGGGCGTGGCCCTGGTGGCGGGCGCCGCGCTCGCCTACTTCGGCCCACGAGCGACCCGGTGACCGGCGCCCCACGGCCTTGTTGTCCTCCACCGCACCAAGACACCCCAGAGAGGTCCTCGTGAGCGACACTTCCCCCACCCTCGTCCTGACCGGCGGTCAGGTCATCACCGTCGACGCCGGTTTCACGGTCGCCGAGGGGGTGGCCGTGCGCGGTCGGGAGATCGTCGCGGTCGGCACGGACGCCGAGATGCGTGCCCTGGCCGGGCCGGCGACGAGGATCGTCGAGCTGGCCGGGCGGACCGTGCTGCCGGGCATCAACGACTCGCATCTGCACGGCGCCGCGTACGGGCTGTCGAGGCCGCCGTTCTCCCTCTGCGTAGGCCATCCGGCGGTCGGCTCGATCGCCGACATCGCCGAGGTCGTGGGGGCGGCGGCGCGGGCCGCGGCGCCCGGCGAGTGGATCGTCGGCCTGGGCTGGGACCCCGGCTACCTCGCCGAGTGCCTCGCCGATCCGGGGCGCCTCCCGCACCGGGGTGACCTGGACGCGGTGGCACCCGACCACCCCGTCTGTCTGACCGACTTCTCGCAGCACATGGTGTGGGCGAACAGCGCGGCACTGCGCCGGTGCGGGATCGACGCCGGCACGGAGGCGCCCGACGGCGGGGTCGTCGACCGGGACGCCGACGGCCGGCCCACCGGAATCCTGCGCGAGGCCGCCGGCGTCCTGCTGCAGGCCGCGCTGCCCTCCCCCACCGTCGCCCGGCGCCGCCGGGCCATCCGGCAGGTCGTCGCCGAACTCCACTCCCGCGGCATCACCAGCTACACCGAGCCGGGGCTCGGCCCCGGCGGCTCCGAGACCCTGTTCGGCGGGCTGAGCACCGACAACTGGACCGCGTACGCCGACCTGGCCGCGACCGGCGGTCTGCACGCCCGGGTCAGCGTCCTCCTCCTGCCCGCGCCGATGGGCGGCTCCGCCGACGGCGTCCGCAAGGGCCTCGCCGAACTCCACCGCCCCGAGTCCGCCGACCCCCGGCTGCTCAACGCCATCGGCGTGAAGATCTTCGCCGACGGGGTGCCCCCGAACCGTACGGCCTGGATGAACGAGCCCTATCTCGACGGCGGCCACGGCTCCCTCTGTGTGCACGGGCGTACGCCCGAACTCCAGGTGGACGAGCTGTTCGAGATGATCCGCGTCGCCCATGAGGCCGGATACCAGCTGGGCGTCCATGTCACCGGCGACCGGGCCATCGATCTCGTGGTGGACGCGTTCGTGGCGGCACAGCGGGCCGTGCCACGCCCCGACGCCCGGCACTACGTCATCCACGGCGACTTCATCGGTGCGGACAGCATCGCCCGGCTGGCCGAGCACGGCTACGGCGTGAACATGAACCCCGCCATCAAGTGGACGATCTCCGACCTGATGGCGGAGGTCGTGGGCGCGCAGCGGTCGGCGTACCAGTGGCCCGCGCGCTCGGCCTTCGACGCGGGCGTCGCGGTGTGCGCCAGTTCGGACGCGCCGATCACCGAGCCCGACTGGCGGCAGGGCGTCGCCGGGATGCTGCTGCGCGAGTCGAAGGCCAGCGGCCGGGTCAGCGGTCCCGAGCAGCGCGTGGAACTCGCCGAGGCGCTGCGGGCGTACACGATCAATCCCGCGCGGCAGGACTTCGCCGAGGAGTGGAAGGGGTCCGTGGATGTGGGCAAGGTGGCCGATCTGTGCGTCCTGGACCGGCCGCTGCTGGACCTCGACCCGCGTGACATCACGGGTGTCGAGGTGGACATGACGGTGTTCGACGGCGAGGTCGTCTTCGAGCGCTGAGCCGATGTGCGAGAGGTGGCCGGCGCCGCGAGTGCGGCGCCGGCCTCGCCGTGCCCGTCGGCGCCGTCACCCGTCAGCCCGTCAGCGCCGTCACCCGCCGCATGACCTCCTCGCAGAAGGCGCCCACTCCGTCGGGGTCGTCGATGAACTGGTTCGGCTTGACGCAGAAGGTCGTGAAGCCCTGCTCCAGCTGTTCCGGTATCGAGGCGAGGGCCGCGCCGAGGTCCGCCGGGGCGTGGTCGTCGGGGAAGACCGCCTGGGTGCCGCCGATCATCTCCAGGTCGGCGGCGTCGCGTCCGGCCGCGGCCATCGCCTCGTCGAGCGCCTTCAGGTCGTCCGGGGTGGGCCGCCCGAGCGGGTGGAAGCCGTGGCCGTACCGGACCAGCCGGCGCAGTACGGGACCGTGCAGGCGCTGCCCGCCGAACCACAGCCTCGGGCCCTCGGGGCGGTACGCCTTGGGCTCGAAGTAGACGTCCCGGAACGGGTAGTGCTCGCTGTCGTGGGAGATCGGGGACGGCCCCCAGGCCTTCGCCCAGACGTCCAGGTGCTCGTCGAGCAGCCGGCCGCGCCTGCCGAAGGGCACACCGAGCGCGTCGTACTCGTCCTCGCTCCAGCTGACCGTGGGCTGCACCAGCAGCCGTCCCTCGCTGAGCAGGTCGAGGGTGCCGAGTTCCCTGGCCATGAGGAGGGGGTGGCGCAGCGGGGCGAGGACGGCCGCGGCGGCCAGGCGCAGGCGTTCGGTGACGGAGGCGATGGAGGCGAGGAGAAGCAGGGAGTTGGGCCAGGGGGTGTACGGGTCCTGGTTGCCGGGGAGGGCGTAGTCGCGGGGGTTTCCCATGATGCCGTCGGCGGCGGCGTCGGGGCCGAGCACGATGTGCTCGCTGACCATGACGGAGTCGAATCCGGCGTCCTCGGCCTCGCGCGCCCACCGTACGGCGGCGGGCAGGTCGGCCCGGCCGCCGGTGAGTGTCCAGTTCTCGCTGAGGACCAGCAGCATGCGGGGGGTGGTGCTCATGGTGGATTCCCTCTCCTCCGTACAATTTGATCCCGAATGACCGAACGACCGAATGTCCGCACGAACGAAGTGCCGGAACCGGAAGGGCCGCGTACGGCCGTCCGGTCCGGCCGTGAGACCGAAGGAGCGCCCGTGCCCGGCCAGCGATCCATCACCGAAGCCGAGAAGCTCGCCGCGGCGAAGCTGGGGGACTTCCCCATCCGCCGGGACCAGATGGCGGCGGTGGCGAACATCTACCGGGCCGCCTCGGCGGTGCGGCAGCACCTGGAGAACTCCGTACTGCGCGGCTCGGACCTGACCTGGACGGCCTTCGTGGTGCTGTGGGTCGTGTGGGTGTGGGGCGAGTCCGAGACCCGGCACGTGGCGGAGGAGGCGGGCATCTCCAAGGGCACGCTCACGGGGGTGGCCCGCACGCTGGAGTCGCGTGGGCTGGTGCGGCGGTCGGCCCATCCGACGGACGGACGGCTGGTGCTGCTGGCCCTCACCGACGAAGGCGAGGAGCTGATGCGGCGGGTGTTCCCGGCGTTCAACGAGGAGGAGGCCTTCGTCACCGGGCAGCTCAGCGACACGGAGTGCCGGAGCCTCGCGGAGGGGCTGCGCGGTGTCGTGCTCCAGGTCGAGGAGCACGGCGAGGAGCGCCGCCGCACCCTGCTGAACGGCGCCGAGCCCGCACCCCGTCGCAGCGGCCGGCGTCCGAAGGCCTGAGGTCCCGTCGGGCGGTGGCGCCCCTGTCCGCCCACGCCGCCACCTCCACTCATCTCGTTTGGGTTCAAACAAGATATGCGGGGGCGGAAACCGAGGTCAAGAGCTGCCGGTGAATCGACCACGCCACAGCCGGCGGTAATTCGTTTGCGGGGCCGGAGCGTCCGGCCCCAGGATCTGCCCATGCTCATCACCGACGCCTTCCTGCCGCTGACCCTCGCCACCGCCTCGCCGGTGCGGGGGCAGCAGCAGTCCGGCCGACCGTGGGGACCGACACCGCCCCGGTCATGACGGCCGCGCTCGTCGCGGGCCTCCTCGCCGGCTATGGCATCGCCATCCCCGTCGGAGCCGTCGCGACCTACCTCGTCTCCCTCACCGCCCGCACGTCCCTGCGGACCGGAGCCTGCGCCGCGCTCGGCGTCGCGACGGCCGACGGACTGTACGCCCTGCTCGCCACCCTCGGCGGTACGGCCCTCGCGGCCACCCTGCAACCGGTGCTGGTGCCCCTTCGCCGGGCCTCTGCCCTGGTGCTCCTCGCGCTGGCGGTACGCGGCGCGGTCACGGCCCTGCGTCAGTACCGCGCCCGGCGGCTCACCACCCGCCCGCGGCAGGATCCGGTGAGCCCGGCACGCGCCTACGCCGCCCTCCTGGGGGTTACCCTCCTCAACCCCACCACGGTCGTCTACTTCGCCGCGCTCGTGCTCGGCAGCCGCGCCACCGACGCCGTCGGCCCCCTCGAACAGACCGTGTTCGTGCTCGCCGCCTTCCTCGCCTCCGCGAGCTGGCAACTGCTGCTCGCGGGCGGTGGCGCGCTGCTCGGCCGCGCGCTGACCGGACACCGGGGGCGGCTGGTGACGGGACTCCTGTCGAGTGCCGTGATCGCGGTACTGGCGGTGCTCATGCTGGGGCCGTCACCCGGTGCGTGACACGGTCCGTGACGGCGGGCAGCGGGTCCCGTGCGCGCGTGGCGCGATGACGATGTTTCCTGGAGAGACAGGTGTTGAATGCAAAGGACATCTGTACGCGACAGCAAGGGACGGTTGCCATGCCACTTGAGGGCGAGTACGTGCCCAGCCCCACGCAGTGGGTGCGCGAGCAGGTCGAGCTGTACGAGAGCTCGGGCGGCACGCAGGGGACGACGTTGATGGACACGGGCCTGCCGGTCGTCGTGCTCACCACGCGCGGCGCGAAGAGCGGGAAGCTCCGCAAGATCCCGCTGATGCGGGTGGAGCACGACGGGCGGTACGCGGTCGTGGCCTCACAGGGCGGCGCGCCCAAGCACCCGGTCTGGTATTACAACCTCACGTCCGACCCGCACGTGGACCTCCAGGACGGGCCCGCCCTCCAGGAGCTGACCGCGCGCGAGGTCACCGGGGACGAGAAGGCCGAGTGGTGGGACCGGGCGGTCGAGGCGTACCCGCCGTACGCGGACTACCAGAAGCAGACCGACCGGGAGATCCCCGTCTTCGTACTGGAGCCGGCGAAGGCGTGACGCCGCGCCGGACGAGTCACCGGACGGCTCACCCGCGGTAGGAGCGGGTCGCGGGGGCCGGGGAGCGCGGCGAAAGAACTTTCGACGCGTCCCGCATGATCCCCCGCGCACCGGGCACCCGAGTCTCAGGCCCCGCCGCGTTCCCCCGTCGCGGCGGGGCTTTCCCCTGCCCGCTCCCCCGGCCCCGTCCTGTCCGTCACGTCGAGGAAGATCTGGTCGGCCTCGGGGACGACATGGGCGATGGAGCCCTTGATGCGGACGGCGACCTCCTCGACCTCCTCGCTGTCGAGACCGGGGACGATGTCGACGCGGGCCGCGACAAGGGTGGAGTCCAGGCCGAGTCGCATGGTGAGCAGGGCCTCGACACTGTCGATCTCGGGCTGCGCCTCCAGCAGGGAGCGGATCCTCCGGCTGGGTTCGGGGTCCGCGGCGACCCCGATGAGCTGTTCGCGGGCGTCCCGCCCGAGCCAGTAGGCGACGTACACGAGCAGCGCCCCGATCGCGAACGAGGCGGACGCCTCCCAGATCACCTGGCCGGTCACCATGTGCAGGGCCATCCCGGCGATCGCGAGGGTCACGCCGAGCACCGCCGTGCCGTCCTCGGCGACGACCGTCCGCAGCGCCGGGTCCCGGAGTCCGTCGACGCCGCCCTGCCCCCGCACCTGGTGCAGGGCACGCAGCAGTGAGGCACCTTCGGAGAGGAGGGCCACACCGAGGACGGCGATGCCGACGACATAGCCGTCGTAGGACTCCGCGCTCCCGGCCGTCAGGGCGTGCACCGCCTGGTAGAAGGAGAAGCAGCCGCCCATCACGAAGATGCCGACGGCGGCGAGCAGGGACCAGAAGAAGCGCTCCTTGCCATAGCCGAAGGGATGCCGGCTGTCGGCGGGGCGGCGGCTTCGGCGCAGCGCGGCGAGGAGGAAGACCTCGTTCAGGCTGTCGGCGACCGAGTGGGCGGCCTCCGAAAGGAGGGCCGGCGATCCGGCGACGAGTCCGCCGATGGTCTTGGCCGCGGCGATCACGAGGTTGGCGCCGAGGGCGACGAGAACGGTGATCCGGGTCCTGTGGTCCGCCTGTGCCTTGCTCTCCGCCCGGGTCCCCGGCCCCTGGAGAACCGCCCCTTCCCGGTCGTTCGTCGTCTCCGTGTCTGCTGGTGTCCGCGTCACCTTCGCCGACTGCCCCGACCGGTCGCGCTCACACCGTGGGTGTCGCGGAAATCGGGGAACTCCATCAGGGCATACGTATCCGGACGGACCGGGAGGTCGGACGGCATGAGTGTCGGCGAGGGGAACGAGGCGTACGGGAGGAAGGCGTTCAAGCGGTCCAGGAGCCACTTCGCGGACCGGATCACGGCCGACGGCCGGGACGGATGGCCCGTGGAGGCGGGCCGCTACCGGCTGGTGGTCAGCCGGGCCTGCCCCTGGGCGAGCCGAGCGGTGATCTCGCGGCGGCTGCTGGGCCTGGAGGACGCCCTGTCGATGGCCGTCGCCGACCCGGTCCAGGACGACCGAAGCTGGCGGTTCACGCTCGATCCGGACGGCCGCGACCCGGTGCTCGGCATCCGATTCCTGAAGGAGGCCTACGATGCCCGGGAGAGCGACTATCCGGGCGGGGTCAGCGTCCCGGCGATCGTGGACGTGCCGAGCGGTGAACTGGTCACCAACGACTACCAGCGGCTCACCCTCGACCTCGCCACCGAGTGGACGGCCCTGCACCGCGAGGGCGCGCCGGACCTGTATCCGGCGGCCCGGCGCGACGAGATCGACGCCGTCATGGCCGAGGTCTACGAGGACGTCAACAACGGGGTGTACCGGGCGGGTTTCGCCACCGGGCAGGAGGAGTACGAGGAGGCCTGTGCCGGGGTGTTCCGGCGGCTGGAGGCGCTGTCGGAGCGGCTGGCTCGGCAGCGCTACCTCGTCGGGGAGACGATCACGGAGGCGGACATCCGGCTGTTCACGACACTGGTGCGTTTCGATGCCGTCTACCACGGTCACTTCAAGTGCAACCGCCGGAAGCTGACGGAGGACAGGGTGCTGTGGGCGTACGCCCGTGATCTCTTCCAGACCCCCGGATTCGGCGACACCGTCGACTTCGACCACATCAAGCGGCACTACTACCTGGTGCACACGGGCATCAACCCGACCGCCGTGGTGCCGCTCGGGCCCGATCTGGCGGGCTGGCTCACGCCCCACGGCCGGGAGGATCTGGGCGGCAGCCCGTTCGGGGACGGGACACCACCGGGGCCGGTGCCCGCCGCCGAGGCCGTGGCCCCGCGGGGTCGTCCCTGACCCGCGTCATCGCCGCACGCGACATCGCTACACGTAGGAGGAGGACCACATGTCCAAGAAGAAGAAGCTTCCGCTCGCCTACCAGCCGCTCGGTTTCGCCCTCGGCTGGCTGGGTGGCGCGCTGGCCTCGGTGGCGTTCCGCAAGACCTGGAAGCTGATCCGGCACGAGGACGACGCGCCCGACGCGCTGGACCGGGACCGCGGCTGGGGCGAGGTGCTGATCGCGGCGGCCGTGCAGGGCGCGATCTTCGCGGTCGTGCGCAGCGCGGTGGACCGCACGGGCGCGAAGGTCATCGAGCGATCCACCGGGGTGTGGCCGGCCGCCGAGAAGGGAGGCCGGGACTGACGTTCGGGGCCTGTCCGGTGACCCGTCGGCCCGGGTCACCGGACAGGCCCTGGCCGCGCTAGCCCTGCTTCGGGGCCGTGGAGTGTTCGCGGCGCAGGGTGAAGGAGTGGCCGGCCGGGTCGGAGTATCCGCGTTCCTCGAACGGCCCGGCCGCCTCCTTCGTCTCCACCGGACGTCCGCCGAGGGACACGATCCGCCGCTCGGCCTCGTCCAGGTCGTCGACGTAGAAGTCCAGATGGGCCTGGAGGGAGTTCTCGGGGCGGGGCCAGCTCGGCGGGGTGGCGTTGACGTCCCGGCGGAACGCCAGCCGGGCGCCGCAGGCACCCTTGATCTCGACGCGGTTGGCCGTCGCGTCCGTCTCCTCCCCGTCGAGCAGCTCCCGGTAGAACATCGCGAGCTTCTCCGGCTCGGCGCAGTCCAGCACCACGAGGCCCGCCTGTACCAGTGCCATGTCTCCTCCGTACGGGATCCGGGCGCGGGGGACGGTTCCGCCGCCGCCCATACGCTCCCCGGGTACCCGCCGGCTACAGGTTCAGCCGCAGTGTGAGCGCCTGCGGCCGGAACGACTCCCGCTCGTAGAACCGGATGCCGTCCGCGTTGGCCGCCGAGGCGGTCACCTCCGCGTGCACCGCGCCCTGTTCCCGCGCCCACACCAGGAAGGTGTCGACCAGCCGGGCCCCGACCCGGGCGCGCCGGTGTTCGGGCCGGACGTACAGCGCCATCAGGGTGGCCGATCCGACGGGGCGCAGGGCGGAGGGACCGGACATCGATCCCGACAGATGGCCCACCACCTCCCCGTCGTGCAGCGCGGCCAGCAGCAGCCGGCCGGGGTCGTGGAGCGAGGCCGTGAAGGCCTCGGCGCCGTGGGTGCGCGGCCAGTCCACGTTCAGGCCGGGGTCCCGCTCCCCGCCGTCCTCGGCGAACAGCCAGGAGCTGGAGACGACGATCCCCGGTACGTCCTCGGCGCGGGCGCGCCGCACGATCACCTCTTGCTCACTCATGGACGGGAACCTAGCGGGAGGGTCCGACAACCCGCCGACGACGGTCACGGACACCCGGGGTGGCTTCTTGGACAATCGTCCAGCTATAGTGGACACCTGTCCAAGAAGTTCCGATGCGACGAATGAACGACGGAGACTGTTGACCATGGAGATCCTGGCGAACGTGCTGGTCGCGCTGGTGGCGGTGCTGCACGCGTACATCCTGGTGATGGAGATGTTCCTGTGGCAGAAGAAGCCGGGGATGTCGTTCCACGGGCTGGACGCGGAGATGGCGAAGCGGACGGCCTCGCTGGCCGCCAACCAGGGGCTCTACAACGGCTTCCTCGCCGCCGGCCTGGTGTGGGGCCTGATCGCCGGTGACCCGACCGGCTACCGCGCCCAGATCTTCTTCCTCGCCTGTGTGATCGTCGCCGGTGTGTACGGCGCCGCCACCGCCAACCGCCGCATCCTGTTCGCCCAGGCACTCCCCGGCGCGCTCGCCCTGGCCGCCGTCCTCGTCGCGGGATGACGCCGGAGGACCCCAGGGCCACGGAGGACCCCCGGGCCGCCCGCACCCGGGCCAGGCTGCGGGAAGCCCTCCTCGACGAGTGCGCCCGGCACCCGCTGCACGAGATCGGCGTGGCCGCGCTGGTCCGCCGGGCGGGCGTCGGCCGGGCCACGTTCTACGTGCACTATCCGGACCTGGAGGCGCTGGCCGTCGACGCCTGCGCCGATGTCGTACGGGAGGCCGTGGAGGCGCTGCACGCCTGGCGCGGCCGCCCCGACCCGGTGCGGGCGCCGCAGGCGCTGCCGGAGTTCTTCGCCGGCCTCGCCCCGCACGCGGCCCTGTACCGCGCCCTGCTGGCGCCCGGTGGCGGCGGGCCGCTCGGCCGCGTCCTCCACCGGGACCTGCGCGCCTACAGCCTCCGCGAACGCGAGCTCGCGGGGGCCGCGGACGCCCCGCTGGTGGCCTCCGCCGTGGCGGCCACCTTCGCGGGGGTCCTCGCCGACTGGCTGCACGGCCTCCTCGACGGCACGCCCGAGGAGATCGCCGACCAGGCGTGGCAGCTGCTGGTGGCGCTGCACCGCAGCCGGTGAGCGCACCCCCGAAGAGGCCCGGGACGTGCGACGGCCCTGTGGGTGACCCGGTGTTCGGGTCACCCACAGGGC is from Streptomyces sp. NBC_01314 and encodes:
- a CDS encoding DUF1304 domain-containing protein; amino-acid sequence: MEILANVLVALVAVLHAYILVMEMFLWQKKPGMSFHGLDAEMAKRTASLAANQGLYNGFLAAGLVWGLIAGDPTGYRAQIFFLACVIVAGVYGAATANRRILFAQALPGALALAAVLVAG
- a CDS encoding VOC family protein, which produces MALVQAGLVVLDCAEPEKLAMFYRELLDGEETDATANRVEIKGACGARLAFRRDVNATPPSWPRPENSLQAHLDFYVDDLDEAERRIVSLGGRPVETKEAAGPFEERGYSDPAGHSFTLRREHSTAPKQG
- a CDS encoding N-acetyltransferase family protein, whose translation is MSEQEVIVRRARAEDVPGIVVSSSWLFAEDGGERDPGLNVDWPRTHGAEAFTASLHDPGRLLLAALHDGEVVGHLSGSMSGPSALRPVGSATLMALYVRPEHRRARVGARLVDTFLVWAREQGAVHAEVTASAANADGIRFYERESFRPQALTLRLNL
- a CDS encoding TetR/AcrR family transcriptional regulator; the encoded protein is MTPEDPRATEDPRAARTRARLREALLDECARHPLHEIGVAALVRRAGVGRATFYVHYPDLEALAVDACADVVREAVEALHAWRGRPDPVRAPQALPEFFAGLAPHAALYRALLAPGGGGPLGRVLHRDLRAYSLRERELAGAADAPLVASAVAATFAGVLADWLHGLLDGTPEEIADQAWQLLVALHRSR
- a CDS encoding LLM class flavin-dependent oxidoreductase gives rise to the protein MSTTPRMLLVLSENWTLTGGRADLPAAVRWAREAEDAGFDSVMVSEHIVLGPDAAADGIMGNPRDYALPGNQDPYTPWPNSLLLLASIASVTERLRLAAAAVLAPLRHPLLMARELGTLDLLSEGRLLVQPTVSWSEDEYDALGVPFGRRGRLLDEHLDVWAKAWGPSPISHDSEHYPFRDVYFEPKAYRPEGPRLWFGGQRLHGPVLRRLVRYGHGFHPLGRPTPDDLKALDEAMAAAGRDAADLEMIGGTQAVFPDDHAPADLGAALASIPEQLEQGFTTFCVKPNQFIDDPDGVGAFCEEVMRRVTALTG
- a CDS encoding LysE family transporter; amino-acid sequence: MTAALVAGLLAGYGIAIPVGAVATYLVSLTARTSLRTGACAALGVATADGLYALLATLGGTALAATLQPVLVPLRRASALVLLALAVRGAVTALRQYRARRLTTRPRQDPVSPARAYAALLGVTLLNPTTVVYFAALVLGSRATDAVGPLEQTVFVLAAFLASASWQLLLAGGGALLGRALTGHRGRLVTGLLSSAVIAVLAVLMLGPSPGA
- a CDS encoding amidohydrolase, which translates into the protein MSDTSPTLVLTGGQVITVDAGFTVAEGVAVRGREIVAVGTDAEMRALAGPATRIVELAGRTVLPGINDSHLHGAAYGLSRPPFSLCVGHPAVGSIADIAEVVGAAARAAAPGEWIVGLGWDPGYLAECLADPGRLPHRGDLDAVAPDHPVCLTDFSQHMVWANSAALRRCGIDAGTEAPDGGVVDRDADGRPTGILREAAGVLLQAALPSPTVARRRRAIRQVVAELHSRGITSYTEPGLGPGGSETLFGGLSTDNWTAYADLAATGGLHARVSVLLLPAPMGGSADGVRKGLAELHRPESADPRLLNAIGVKIFADGVPPNRTAWMNEPYLDGGHGSLCVHGRTPELQVDELFEMIRVAHEAGYQLGVHVTGDRAIDLVVDAFVAAQRAVPRPDARHYVIHGDFIGADSIARLAEHGYGVNMNPAIKWTISDLMAEVVGAQRSAYQWPARSAFDAGVAVCASSDAPITEPDWRQGVAGMLLRESKASGRVSGPEQRVELAEALRAYTINPARQDFAEEWKGSVDVGKVADLCVLDRPLLDLDPRDITGVEVDMTVFDGEVVFER
- a CDS encoding nitroreductase family deazaflavin-dependent oxidoreductase, encoding MPLEGEYVPSPTQWVREQVELYESSGGTQGTTLMDTGLPVVVLTTRGAKSGKLRKIPLMRVEHDGRYAVVASQGGAPKHPVWYYNLTSDPHVDLQDGPALQELTAREVTGDEKAEWWDRAVEAYPPYADYQKQTDREIPVFVLEPAKA
- a CDS encoding glutathione S-transferase family protein, which gives rise to MSVGEGNEAYGRKAFKRSRSHFADRITADGRDGWPVEAGRYRLVVSRACPWASRAVISRRLLGLEDALSMAVADPVQDDRSWRFTLDPDGRDPVLGIRFLKEAYDARESDYPGGVSVPAIVDVPSGELVTNDYQRLTLDLATEWTALHREGAPDLYPAARRDEIDAVMAEVYEDVNNGVYRAGFATGQEEYEEACAGVFRRLEALSERLARQRYLVGETITEADIRLFTTLVRFDAVYHGHFKCNRRKLTEDRVLWAYARDLFQTPGFGDTVDFDHIKRHYYLVHTGINPTAVVPLGPDLAGWLTPHGREDLGGSPFGDGTPPGPVPAAEAVAPRGRP
- a CDS encoding MarR family winged helix-turn-helix transcriptional regulator; translation: MPGQRSITEAEKLAAAKLGDFPIRRDQMAAVANIYRAASAVRQHLENSVLRGSDLTWTAFVVLWVVWVWGESETRHVAEEAGISKGTLTGVARTLESRGLVRRSAHPTDGRLVLLALTDEGEELMRRVFPAFNEEEAFVTGQLSDTECRSLAEGLRGVVLQVEEHGEERRRTLLNGAEPAPRRSGRRPKA
- a CDS encoding ABC transporter permease yields the protein MTTVTAAERVVPGPRALAAHGLTTVRRNPLLVVLTLLVLVFQLSTGSFLDPGNLRGIATDAAALAIVAVPLALLVISGYLDLSVGSTLALGALTAGWLAGEQAQSPVVAVVGALAVGAAVGAVNGLLCCYLGLSPFIVTLGMLAAVRGLAQQLFPLPLSGFGDGFAWLGGARIAGIAAPVVVAAAVLVAGALFLAYTPTGRHVFAIGVNREAAYLSGVDVRRTPFALFVVTGTAAALAGAIKASVLDSVVAGTSGTGFELTVLTAVLLGGVALSGGSGSVLGVLLGVLFLGCLQNGLTLMSVPTFWQQMAQGVALVAGAALAYFGPRATR
- a CDS encoding DUF4235 domain-containing protein, coding for MSKKKKLPLAYQPLGFALGWLGGALASVAFRKTWKLIRHEDDAPDALDRDRGWGEVLIAAAVQGAIFAVVRSAVDRTGAKVIERSTGVWPAAEKGGRD
- a CDS encoding cation diffusion facilitator family transporter, encoding MTRTPADTETTNDREGAVLQGPGTRAESKAQADHRTRITVLVALGANLVIAAAKTIGGLVAGSPALLSEAAHSVADSLNEVFLLAALRRSRRPADSRHPFGYGKERFFWSLLAAVGIFVMGGCFSFYQAVHALTAGSAESYDGYVVGIAVLGVALLSEGASLLRALHQVRGQGGVDGLRDPALRTVVAEDGTAVLGVTLAIAGMALHMVTGQVIWEASASFAIGALLVYVAYWLGRDAREQLIGVAADPEPSRRIRSLLEAQPEIDSVEALLTMRLGLDSTLVAARVDIVPGLDSEEVEEVAVRIKGSIAHVVPEADQIFLDVTDRTGPGERAGESPAATGERGGA